A window from Hemicordylus capensis ecotype Gifberg chromosome 2, rHemCap1.1.pri, whole genome shotgun sequence encodes these proteins:
- the LOC128345274 gene encoding tubulin alpha-1C chain has translation MRECISIHVGQAGVQIGNACWELYCLEHGIQPDGQMPSDKTIGGGDDSFNTFFSETGAGKHVPRAVFIDLEPTVIDEVRTGTYRQLFHPEQLITGKEDAANNYARGHYTIGKEIIDLVLDRIRKLADQCTGLQGFLVFHSFGGGTGSGFTSLLMERLSVDYGKKSKLEFSIYPAPQVSTAVVEPYNAILTTHTTLEHTDCSFMVDNEAIYDICRRNLDIERPTYTNLNRLISQIVSSITASLRFDGALNVDLTEFQTNLVPYPRIHFPLATYAPVISAEKAYHEQLTVAEITNACFEPANQMVKCDPRHGKYMACCLLYRGDVVPKDVNAAIATIKTKRSIQFVDWCPTGFKVGINYQPPTVVPGGDLAKVQRAVCMLSNTTAIAEAWARLDHKFDLMYAKRAFVHWYVGEGMEEGEFSEAREDMAALEKDYEEVGADSADGEDEGEEY, from the exons ATG CGTGAGTGCATCTCCATCCACGTTGGCCAGGCCGGTGTCCAGATTGGCAATGCCTGCTGGGAGCTCTACTGCCTGGAACATGGTATCCAGCCGGATGGGCAGATGCCCAGTGACAAGACGATTGGGGGCGGAGACGACTCCTTCAACACATTCTTCAGTGAGACGGGAGCTGGCAAGCACGTCCCCAGAGCTGTGTTCATAGACTTGGAGCCAACTGTGATTG ATGAAGTGCGCACTGGAACTTACCGCCAACTCTTCCATCCCGAGCAGCTCATCACTGGCAAGGAAGATGCTGCCAACAACTATGCCAGGGGCCACTACACGATTGGCAAAGAGATCATTGACTTGGTCCTTGATAGGATCAGGAAGCTG GCGGACCAGTGCACGGGTCTCCAGGGCTTCCTGGTCTTCCACAGCTTTGGGGGTGGCACCGGCTCTGGTTTTACTTCCTTGCTGATGGAGCGCTTGTCTGTCGACTATGGCAAGAAGTCCAAGCTGGAGTTCTCAATCTATCCAGCTCCACAAGTCTCCACGGCTGTCGTTGAGCCCTACAATGCCATCCTGACCACCCACACCACCCTAGAGCACACAGACTGCTCCTTCATGGTGGACAATGAAGCCATCTATGACATCTGCCGCAGGAATCTCGACATTGAGCGCCCCACATATACCAACCTCAACCGCCTTATCAGCCAGATTGTGTCCTCCATCACAGCCTCCCTGCGATTTGACGGTGCCCTGAATGTAGACCTGACAGAATTCCAGACCAATCTGGTGCCCTATCCCCGTATCCACTTCCCACTGGCTACCTATGCCCCCGTCATCTCTGCTGAGAAAGCTTACCATGAACAGCTGACTGTAGCAGAGATCACCAATGCTTGCTTTGAGCCAGCCAACCAGATGGTGAAATGTGACCCTCGCCACGGTAAATATATGGCCTGTTGCCTGTTGTACCGAGGCGATGTTGTTCccaaagatgtcaatgctgctaTTGCCACCATCAAGACCAAACGTAGCATCCAGTTTGTGGACTGGTGCCCTACTGGTTTCAAGGTTGGCATCAATTACCAGCCCCCCACCGTGGTCCCCGGGGGTGACCTGGCCAAAGTGCAGCGTGCTGTCTGCATGCTGAGCAACACCACAGCCATTGCTGAGGCCTGGGCCCGCCTGGACCACAAGTTTGACCTGATGTATGCCAAGCGTGCCTTTGTCCACTGGTACGTTGGGGAGGGGATGGAGGAAGGGGAGTTCTCGGAGGCTCGGGAGGACATGGCTGCCCTAGAGAAGGATTATGAAGAGGTTGGGGCAGACAGTGCTGATGGGGAGGATGAGGGCGAAGAATACTAA